In Longimicrobiales bacterium, the following are encoded in one genomic region:
- a CDS encoding acyl-CoA dehydrogenase family protein, with protein sequence MSTTEKTAAPAVKPGPVDEQEARQVAEAARETEWVMPSFVRELFLGKLRLDLIHPPPVQDPDEKKRAAEFHRELYEFARTIDGEAIERTGRVPDDVIDGLRRLGAFGIKIPQEYGGLGLSQRSYNKAIAIIGSAASALGVLLSAHQSIGVPQPLKMFGTPEQKKKYLPRLAQGEISAFALTEPDVGSDPARMEATADPTEDGTAYILNGEKLWCTNGPIADIMVVMARTPPKPGSTRRGITAFIVESSWDGVENTHRLDFMGLKGIENGVVRFTNVRVPKENIIWGEGKGLKLALTTLNTGRLTIPATSAASAKWCVKVARDWAAEREQWGAPVGRHDAVAQILGRMAALSFAMEAVNDVAAGLADAGKSDIRLEAAIAKMYNSEGAWRVVDDCMQIRGGRGYETASSLESRGEKPIPVERVMRDLRINMIFEGSSEIMRLFIAREAVDPHLQRAGAMIDPKAATGDKLKGLAGLSVHMAGWMPGLLVGKGRVPGAYGEFGRLARNLRFVERASRKLGRTLFLAMARYGPKLEKKQSVLFRLVDVGAELFAMSCACVYAHNLMKEDPSNRGPERMADLFCRHSRARVKQIFNNVFDANDGPTYRLAQEVLDGKHAWMDPDMMV encoded by the coding sequence ATGAGCACGACAGAGAAGACAGCGGCACCGGCTGTGAAGCCCGGCCCCGTTGATGAGCAGGAAGCGCGGCAGGTAGCGGAAGCGGCGCGCGAGACGGAGTGGGTCATGCCCAGCTTCGTCAGGGAGCTGTTCCTCGGCAAGCTGCGCCTCGACCTGATCCACCCACCTCCAGTCCAGGATCCCGACGAGAAGAAGCGGGCGGCCGAGTTTCACCGCGAGCTGTACGAGTTCGCCAGGACCATTGACGGCGAGGCGATCGAGCGGACCGGGCGCGTACCCGACGATGTGATCGACGGGCTGCGCCGGCTCGGCGCATTCGGCATCAAGATCCCGCAGGAATACGGCGGCCTCGGACTCTCGCAGCGAAGCTACAACAAGGCGATTGCGATCATCGGATCCGCCGCATCGGCCCTCGGTGTGCTGCTCTCGGCGCACCAGTCGATCGGCGTGCCGCAGCCGCTGAAGATGTTCGGGACACCCGAGCAGAAGAAGAAGTATCTGCCACGGCTGGCGCAGGGAGAGATCTCCGCGTTCGCGCTGACGGAGCCCGATGTCGGCTCCGACCCTGCACGCATGGAGGCGACTGCTGATCCCACCGAGGACGGTACAGCCTACATCCTGAACGGCGAAAAGCTGTGGTGTACGAACGGCCCCATCGCCGACATCATGGTCGTGATGGCCCGCACGCCACCGAAGCCCGGCAGCACGCGGCGCGGCATCACCGCGTTCATTGTGGAATCATCATGGGACGGCGTGGAGAACACGCACCGTCTCGACTTCATGGGACTGAAGGGCATCGAGAACGGCGTGGTCCGGTTCACGAACGTGCGCGTGCCGAAGGAGAACATCATCTGGGGCGAGGGCAAGGGTCTCAAGCTCGCCCTGACGACACTCAATACCGGCCGCCTGACCATTCCCGCCACCAGCGCAGCGAGCGCGAAGTGGTGTGTGAAGGTCGCGCGCGACTGGGCGGCGGAGCGCGAGCAGTGGGGCGCCCCCGTCGGCAGGCACGACGCAGTGGCCCAGATCCTCGGCCGTATGGCCGCTCTTTCGTTCGCGATGGAAGCCGTCAACGACGTCGCCGCAGGACTGGCCGATGCCGGCAAGTCCGATATCCGGCTGGAAGCCGCCATCGCGAAGATGTACAACAGCGAAGGCGCATGGCGCGTCGTCGATGACTGCATGCAGATCCGCGGCGGCCGCGGCTATGAGACCGCTTCCTCACTCGAGTCCCGCGGCGAGAAGCCGATCCCCGTCGAACGGGTGATGCGCGACCTCCGCATCAACATGATCTTCGAGGGCTCGAGCGAGATCATGCGCCTCTTCATCGCGCGTGAGGCCGTCGACCCGCATCTCCAGCGTGCGGGAGCCATGATCGATCCAAAGGCCGCGACCGGCGACAAGCTCAAGGGCCTCGCCGGGCTCAGCGTCCACATGGCCGGCTGGATGCCCGGCCTGCTCGTCGGCAAGGGACGCGTTCCCGGCGCATACGGCGAGTTCGGCCGGCTCGCCCGCAACCTGCGCTTCGTCGAGCGGGCGTCCCGCAAGCTCGGCCGCACGCTCTTCCTCGCGATGGCCCGCTATGGCCCGAAGCTCGAAAAGAAGCAGTCGGTGCTGTTCCGACTCGTCGACGTGGGCGCCGAGCTGTTCGCGATGTCTTGCGCGTGTGTCTACGCACACAACCTCATGAAGGAGGATCCGTCCAACCGCGGGCCCGAACGGATGGCCGACCTGTTCTGCCGCCACTCGCGCGCACGCGTGAAGCAGATCTTCAACAACGTGTTCGATGCCAACGACGGGCCAACCTACCGCCTCGCACAGGAAGTCCTGGACGGTAAGCACGCCTGGATGGATCCGGACATGATGGTGTAA